The following coding sequences are from one Treponema parvum window:
- a CDS encoding AAA family ATPase → MAVIAISRQIAALGDEIAEATAKKLHYAFIDRKEIERRIISLGFSAETLKKYDEKKPGFFASLAKERDEYLDYLQIAILEAAAEGDCILIGRGAFIILEQLSNMLALRVVAKDSVRLSRLQKEFGIDEKQARQRINESDANRLGFHKSFFNLENEDPSHFHLILNTGLLDIDTASGIIADLVKSSVTPEKEEAGKKRIEELICAQRLVNSLVFEYKMNISFLHAAIEGKAIVLQGVADSSAIVEKALAVSHKILPDYSITSAISIVQDFKAHP, encoded by the coding sequence ATGGCTGTTATTGCGATATCGCGTCAAATCGCCGCCCTTGGCGATGAAATTGCCGAGGCTACTGCAAAAAAACTGCATTATGCGTTTATCGATCGCAAAGAAATAGAGCGCAGAATAATTTCCCTCGGTTTTTCTGCAGAAACTCTGAAAAAATACGATGAAAAGAAGCCGGGCTTTTTTGCATCCCTTGCAAAAGAGCGGGACGAGTATTTGGATTATCTGCAGATAGCGATTTTAGAGGCCGCCGCCGAGGGCGACTGCATTTTGATAGGGCGGGGTGCTTTTATCATCCTTGAGCAGCTTTCCAACATGCTCGCTTTGAGAGTTGTGGCAAAGGATTCTGTTCGTTTGTCGCGTTTGCAAAAGGAATTCGGAATAGATGAAAAACAGGCTCGTCAGCGGATAAATGAAAGCGACGCCAACAGGCTCGGTTTTCATAAAAGTTTTTTTAACCTTGAAAACGAAGATCCTTCCCATTTTCATCTTATACTGAATACGGGACTTCTTGACATCGATACGGCTTCCGGCATCATTGCGGATCTGGTAAAATCGTCCGTGACTCCTGAAAAAGAAGAGGCAGGCAAAAAGAGGATAGAAGAACTCATCTGCGCTCAAAGGCTTGTCAACTCCCTTGTGTTCGAATACAAAATGAATATCAGTTTTTTGCATGCCGCGATTGAAGGCAAGGCCATAGTTTTGCAGGGTGTTGCGGATTCCAGCGCAATTGTGGAAAAAGCTCTGGCCGTTTCTCATAAAATTTTGCCGGATTATTCCATAACTTCGGCGATCAGCATTGTTCAGGATTTTAAGGCGCATCCGTAA
- the pgsA gene encoding CDP-diacylglycerol--glycerol-3-phosphate 3-phosphatidyltransferase, which yields MNLSDKFTLCRVIGAPVFFLLYFIPVWTGYFSYASVFVIIPLIAFLEFTDFLDGFFARKNNQVSDFGKLFDPFADVILHLTTFSCFMLRGISGVAYLPSIIFVFIMYREFSMNFIRMIAAKKGIAIAARKGGKLKTVLYVVSGFFALAVECCARLGLDIENSLMLLKSISGGLFVLCLVASYVSFADYLIHFRKVFKKSDNKA from the coding sequence ATGAACTTATCCGATAAATTTACATTGTGTCGCGTTATAGGCGCTCCGGTTTTCTTTTTGCTGTATTTTATTCCGGTTTGGACGGGATATTTTTCTTACGCGTCCGTCTTTGTCATTATTCCCCTGATTGCCTTTTTGGAGTTTACGGATTTTCTTGACGGTTTTTTTGCCAGAAAAAACAATCAGGTCAGCGATTTCGGAAAACTTTTTGATCCCTTTGCCGATGTTATTCTTCATTTAACCACGTTTTCATGTTTTATGCTCAGAGGAATTTCCGGCGTTGCATATCTTCCTTCAATTATATTTGTTTTTATAATGTATCGCGAATTTTCCATGAATTTTATCCGTATGATTGCGGCAAAAAAAGGAATTGCAATTGCGGCAAGAAAGGGCGGCAAGCTTAAAACCGTTTTATATGTGGTTTCAGGTTTCTTCGCCCTTGCAGTAGAATGTTGCGCGCGGCTGGGATTAGACATTGAAAATTCTCTTATGCTTTTAAAAAGTATAAGCGGGGGACTGTTTGTGCTGTGCCTTGTCGCAAGCTATGTTTCTTTTGCGGATTATCTTATACATTTCCGTAAAGTGTTTAAAAAAAGCGACAATAAGGCTTGA
- a CDS encoding NUDIX hydrolase, producing MDKNDDDKLAWREASQKLLLKTPVMDITQTDSVSPDGEIRHYIVMNAPDWVITVPVLGDRLLMVRQWRHGEKSMSVEFPGGVSEKNETPEQAAKRELKEETGYTANKMVFLGSVNPNPALMSNHVHIFAAYDLENSGEQSLDSDEYINLMKVSKKEALKNLGTKEYQHALMSTAMAFFMRYENSL from the coding sequence ATGGATAAGAACGACGACGACAAACTTGCATGGCGTGAAGCATCTCAAAAACTGCTTTTAAAAACGCCCGTCATGGATATAACTCAGACCGACAGCGTATCGCCCGACGGGGAAATACGCCATTATATAGTAATGAATGCGCCCGATTGGGTGATCACAGTGCCTGTGCTCGGCGACCGGTTGCTCATGGTCAGGCAGTGGAGGCACGGAGAAAAAAGCATGAGCGTGGAATTCCCCGGCGGCGTCAGCGAAAAAAACGAAACTCCCGAACAAGCCGCCAAAAGAGAATTAAAGGAAGAAACCGGATATACCGCAAACAAGATGGTATTTTTAGGATCGGTAAACCCAAATCCGGCTTTAATGTCAAACCACGTGCATATATTTGCCGCCTATGACCTTGAAAATTCGGGCGAACAATCCTTGGACAGCGACGAATACATAAATCTCATGAAGGTTTCAAAAAAAGAAGCGCTGAAAAATCTTGGAACAAAGGAATACCAACACGCACTCATGTCAACGGCTATGGCATTCTTTATGCGCTACGAAAATTCGCTATAA